The sequence CTTCCATCTTGCAAATAAGGCATATCTTGTCTAggcaaaattttggaaatgataCCCTTATTTCCATGTCTTCCAGCTACTTTATCACCTACTTTGATTTCACGTTTCTGTGAAATATATACACGAATCGTTTCTGGATTATAACTAGAACCACCCTTTTTCTGGATCCATCGCACATCAATAACTCGACCTCGACCACCTATAGGTAGTTTTAGGCAAGTTTCCTTTGAAGTGGATACCTGAATGCCAAGTATGGCTCGTAATAATCTATCTTCCGGGGCATACGATGATTCTTTCGCCATCTGAGGCGTTAATTTACCTACTAAAATATCGCCCGTCTCTACCCAAGATCCCAGTATCACAATTCCATTTTTGTCTAAATTGCGGAGTAAATGTGCTTCTAAATGCGGTATTTTGTTAGTGATCCTTTCGGGGCCTTGGCTTGTCACATGGGTCTGAATTTCATATTTCCGTATGTGAAAAGAAGTATAAATATCTCCATATACCAGACGCTCGCTAATGAGTACCGCATCTTCAGAATTGTAACCTTCCCATGGCATATAAGCCACTAATACGTTTTTCCCCAAAGCTAGTTCTCCGCCAACTGTAGCGGCCCCATCCGCTAAAATTTGTCCCTTTTTAATGCATTTACCCCGCCGAACCTGGGCTTTTTGATGCATACAAGTATTTTTGTTGGAACGTTGATACAGAACTTTTTTTCCTAATGTCTGATTGTCTTGAAATGTtagttagggttttgggttttaggATTGTTTGCTTAGGAGGAAAGTATGAGAAAATGATTACAGAAATTACTTCCAAGCCTTAACAGTTTTAGATCTATTTTTCAATAGCTCAGTCGAGTCTCATTTACCAGGATTCTGTTGAGGTTCGGGAGGCTATGTGCAGCATGCCAATGCTTTGTGAATTTTCTTTGGGTTTCTTGCTCTGACTTCTCTGTTCTCTGCCTGTTTGTTGTTGGTTTCATCTATTGGGTTCTCTCTCTCTAGTTTTTGTCCTCTTGGtgaattttttcttcttaattctcAATCCTCGGCCTGTTTGTTGTTGCTCTCCTCAACTGGGTTTCTCTCTTCCGGCCTCTTAAATAAACTTTGTTATTCTGAATTCCCTTTCCCTGCCTTTTTGGTTGATGTTTTCCTCAactgtagttttttttttttctgtcctCAATGATTTTTTCCTTCCCAATTCTCAATTCTAAGCCTATTTGCTGTTATCCTATAGCTTTACTTCTATTTAATCCGCATCTAAAATGTATTGGAGTTCCCTGCCAAATTAATAAAACAGTGCAGATGTAGGAATGGGTTGACTGCTTTTACATTTGTGCTATATCTGCAAGAATTATTTTGATCGCTACCATGCATGACACAATTTTCTTAGAGTTGCTATCATATGAATTTTAAAAGCCACATGGATAGACTACTACTCTAGGACCTATGTATAACTAGCCTAAGATCTTTCCCACTCATCCTCTTGCCCATACAGACTGAAACCCGATAAAACCCTTGCTTGAAAAACATGGAGACTCAGAAACTAGTGCCACACTACTGTCATCTCATTGATGCGCTTCACTGCCATCATGACTCTTTTTGTTCTGCATTTCTGGCACCAGCACCACCATTGCATTCACTGAGTATACTCTTAAATGACTTTTCCTACTCTGAATTCTCAATTCTCTGTTCTCtgcatttgaattttgaaagaaattgaagagaAGAGCACGAACCCACATCTAGCTGGAGGGATGGCAGACGGGACTGTGTCGTTTCTTCTTAAAAAACTTGAAGCTTTTGCAAGTAGAGAATGGAACTTGCAGGAAAATATCAGGAATGGAGTCGGTGACTTACAAAGGGAGCTGCGGAGAATTGAAGCCGTGATAAGATATGTAGATGCAAAGATAGATGATGAAAATTTCAACGTGTGGATTCAAGGTGTTCGCACAGAAGCTTATGCCATTGAGGATGTTCTTGACCTGTTCAGGCTCCACCAGGATCGAGAATCAGCGTGGAACATGTGGAAAATGCGGCACTCCATTAGCAACCTGATACAGGATATTAACACAAGGCTCAAGATCATTAAGGAGATAAATGAGAGGTATCCGATGATGGTCCCCACCAATTCAGTTAGTTTGGAAACGAACACATACTATAATGTGAGAGCAGCTCCTTTGATCCTCGGCTGGGGCAATAACACTGTGGGCATTGACGAGCCTAAAAGGAAGTTGGTTTCTTGGGCATTGGAGTCGAATCAGAAACTCAAGGTTATGTTCGTGGTGGGGATGGCTGGGTTGGGCAAGACAACGCTTGCCCGCAGTGTGTACGAGGAGGTGAAGGAGCACTTTGATTGTCATGCCTGGATCATTGCCTCAAAGTACCAAACCATAGAGGAAACCTTACAGAGCTTGTTGGAGGAACTTGGCTCTTCGACAGAGGGGTCCGACATAGTTCTTCTGATGCAGAGACTGCACAATTTTCTCCAACACAAACGGTACGTTATAGTTGTTGACAATTTATGGGTAAAAGATGTGTGGGAACCCATTAGACTTGCCTTGCCTGATGGTAATGACAATAGAATAATTATCACTACAAGAAGAGGCGATATAGCTAATTCTTGTAGAGATGATGATTCTATTGATATCCACAAGGTTCAGCCACTGTCACCACATTGGGCTGAGCAACTCTTTTATAAGAAAGCTTTCTCAGGAGATGGCAGCTGTCCTTCAGGCTTGGAGGAAGTCTCCAAATCCATCTTACAGAAATGTGATGGATTACCTCTTGGGATTATTGAAATCAGTAGGGTCTTGCGGAGTAAGCCTCGTCAAACTAAATACGAGTGGAAAAAATTAGATGATAGCCTTGAGTCTGAATTGAGAAGCGGTGGTGCCCTTTCAGCTATTATGAGAGTGTTTTCTACAAGTTACAAGGATTTACCTTACCACCTCAAGTATTGCTTCTTATATATGAGTATTTTTCCGGAAAATAATCCAGTTAAGCGAAGAAGACTGATTCGGCTATGGATAGCTGAGGGATTTGTAACAGAGGAGAGAGGCAAGACTTTTGAAGAGGTGGGGGAAGAGTACCTGAATGAGCTTATTGGCAGGAATCTGATAAAGGCAAATGAAATGGACTTTGATGAAAGGCCAATAACTGTTGGAGTCCATAGTCTCATGCATAAGATGATTCTCTCAGTTTCACAAGAGGAGAACTTCTGTACTGTTTGTGCAGGACCAGAAGGAAACTTGGCTGACAAACCCCGGCGCCTATCCATCCAGATGGGAAACTTTGATGTGTCTCAGGACTTGACCTGTGTTCGAACTTTTTTCAGTTTCAGTACAGGTAGGGTAAACATTGGTTCGAATTTCAAACTATTGAAGGTTTTGGACATACAAAGCACTCCTTTGGGAAACTTTCCAAGTGCCATTACAGATCTTCTGCTCTTGAGGTACTTGAGTTTGAGGAATACGAATATAAGGAGCATCCCCAAATCCCTCAGGAACCTGCGGCACCTGGAGACCTTGGATCTTAAGCAAACTCTGGTAAAAAAGCTACCCAAAGCAGTCCTACAACTTGCTAAACTTCGCCACTTGCTGGTTTATGCCTACAATATGGGAAGTGTTGTACCGTTTGATGCCGTTCAAGGGTTTGCTGTACCGAGAAAGATCGGAGCACTGAAGAATCTGCAAACGCTATCATTTGTAAAGGCGAGAAGGCATAACAGAATGATACAGGAGCTCAAAAATCTGACAAAGCTGAGGAAGCTGGGCATTGTAGAACTAGCAAAAGAAGATGGAAATAGCTTGTGCCACTCAATTGAGAAGATGCCGGATCTCCTTTCCTTGGATGTTACCTCCCTTACAAAGGAGGAGCCTCTGGAGCTTGATGCAATGACCAATCCACCGCCCCTTCTTCAACGCTTGTACCTCAGAGGGCCCTTGGAAAGGTTTCCACGGTGGGTATCTTCTTTACATGACCTGGAGAGAATACACCTAAAATGGTCTTCACTCGCAGAAGACCCGATTGCAGCTCTTCAAAACCTCCCATATCTTGTGGAGCTGCAGTTGCTTGATGCATACAC is a genomic window of Vitis riparia cultivar Riparia Gloire de Montpellier isolate 1030 chromosome 1, EGFV_Vit.rip_1.0, whole genome shotgun sequence containing:
- the LOC117914393 gene encoding DNA-directed RNA polymerase subunit beta → MKPTTNRQRTEKSEQETQRKFTKHWHAAHSLPNLNRILTLGKKVLYQRSNKNTCMHQKAQVRRGKCIKKGQILADGAATVGGELALGKNVLVAYMPWEGYNSEDAVLISERLVYGDIYTSFHIRKYEIQTHVTSQGPERITNKIPHLEAHLLRNLDKNGIVILGSWVETGDILVGKLTPQMAKESSYAPEDRLLRAILGIQVSTSKETCLKLPIGGRGRVIDVRWIQKKGGSSYNPETIRVYISQKREIKVGDKVAGRHGNKGIISKILPRQDMPYLQDGRPVDMVFNPLGVPSRMNVGQIFECSLGLAGGLLDRHYRIAPFDEKYEQEASRKLVFSELYEASKQTANPWVFEPEYPGKSRIFDGRTGDPFEQPVIIGKPYILKLIHQVDDKIHGRSSGHYALVTQQPLRGRAKQGGQRVGEMEVWALEGFGVAHILQEMLTYKSDHIRARQEVLGTTIIGGTIPNPEDAPESFRLLVRELRSLALELNHFLVSEKNFQINRKEAIKSY
- the LOC117913411 gene encoding disease resistance RPP13-like protein 4 isoform X3, giving the protein MWKMRHSISNLIQDINTRLKIIKEINERYPMMVPTNSVSLETNTYYNVRAAPLILGWGNNTVGIDEPKRKLVSWALESNQKLKVMFVVGMAGLGKTTLARSVYEEVKEHFDCHAWIIASKYQTIEETLQSLLEELGSSTEGSDIVLLMQRLHNFLQHKRYVIVVDNLWVKDVWEPIRLALPDGNDNRIIITTRRGDIPNSFRDDDSIDIHKGQPLSPHWAEQLFYKKALSGDDRRPSGLEEVSKSILQKCDGLPPEIIEIGRVLRSKPRQTKYEWKKLHDSLESELRSGGGLSDIMRVLSASYKDLPYHLKYCFLYMSIFPENNPVKRKGLIQVWIAEGFVTEERQDS
- the LOC117913411 gene encoding disease resistance protein RPM1-like isoform X2; translation: MWKMRHSISNLIQDINTRLKIIKEINERYPMMVPTNSVSLETNTYYNVRAAPLILGWGNNTVGIDEPKRKLVSWALESNQKLKVMFVVGMAGLGKTTLARSVYEEVKEHFDCHAWIIASKYQTIEETLQSLLEELGSSTEGSDIVLLMQRLHNFLQHKRYVIVVDNLWVKDVWEPIRLALPDGNDNRIIITTRRGDIANSCRDDDSIDIHKVQPLSPHWAEQLFYKKAFSGDGSCPSGLEEVSKSILQKCDGLPLGIIEISRVLRSKPRQTKYEWKKLDDSLESELRSGGALSAIMRVFSTSYKDLPYHLKYCFLYMSIFPENNPVKRRRLIRLWIAEGFVTEERGKTFEEVGEEYLNELIGRNLIKANEMDFDERPITV